In the Helianthus annuus cultivar XRQ/B chromosome 11, HanXRQr2.0-SUNRISE, whole genome shotgun sequence genome, one interval contains:
- the LOC110889436 gene encoding cactin, giving the protein MARSRSKKEESKRRKTDDDSEDESDSSPTRRSTKTRERSRSTKRRYSDSDSSPRRRRSGKSSQRSRTRRRDSDTEDSVDDSDDDRKQKKSRSSSKKISEEEIAEYLAKKAQKKAMKVAKKLKSQNVYGYANDSNPFGDSNLNEKFVWRKKIERDVTQGAPLDMFSIKAEKKRQKERMAEIEKVKKRREERAIEKAQHEEEMALLARERARAEFQDWEKKEEEFHFDQSKVRSEIRLREGRIKPIDVLSKHLDPSGEFDIEIEEPYMVFKGLTVKEMEELQEDIKMHLDLDRGTPTHIQYWEALVVVCDWELAEARKKETLDRARVRGEAPPADIVAEERGMHSSIEADVKKLLDGKSFAELERLHSEIESEMRSGKAKVVEYWEAVLKRIHIYKAKACLKEIHNKMLRKHIERLEQPDESFYKDMEREKTASPKVDQESDHDLEGDEVPEAIPRSEQQATEDEEAGSFSPELLHGDEDEEAIDPEEDRAILERNRIQVVEEQQRKLQEAMAMPPPEDNLEMRAVKAMGAMDNGDEVFGNSDEVNVDSQVYWWHDKYRPRKPKYFNRVHTGYEWNKYNQTHYDHDNPPPKIVQGYKFNIFYPDLVDKTKAPVYTIERDGDSAETCIIRFHAGPPYEDIAFRIVNKEWEYSHKKGFKCTFERGILHVYFNFKRYRYRR; this is encoded by the exons ATGGCCCGTAGCAGAAGCAAGAAAGAAGAATCCAAACGGAGAAAAACCGATGATGATTCCGAAGACGAATCCGATTCTTCTCCGACACGACGGTCCACAAAAACCAGAGAACGTAGCCGCAGCACCAAACGCAGGTATTCTGATTCCGATTCTTCTCCGAGACGAAGAAGATCCGGAAAAAGTAGTCAACGCAGCCGCACCAGACGCAGAGACTCTGATACTGAAGATTCGGTAGATGATTCTGATGATGACCGGAAGCAGAAGAAGTCTAGGTCTTCTTCGAAGAAGATTAGTGAAGAGGAGATTGCTGAGTATTTAGCTAAGAAAGCTCAGAAGAAG GCGATGAAGGTAGCGAAGAAGTTGAAGTCTCAGAATGTTTATGGATATGCGAATGACTCGAATCCGTTTGGTGATTCGAATTTAAATGAAAA GTTTGTATGGAGAAAGAAGATCGAGCGAGATGTTACTCAAGGAGCTCCTCTAGACATGTTCTCTATTAAAGCCGAAAAGAAGAGACAGAAAGAAAGGATG GCCGAAATTGAAAAGGTTAAAAAGAGAAGGGAAGAAAGGGCCATTGAAAAAGCACAACACGAGGAGGAGATG GCTTTGCTGGCTAGAGAACGTGCTCGAGCCGAGTTCCAGGATTgggaaaagaaagaagaagag TTTCATTTTGATCAAAGCAAAGTTCGATCTGAAATACGGTTGCGTGAAGGGCGTATTAAGCCAATTGATGTACTATCTAAGCATCTTGATCCTTCCGGTGAATTTGATATCGAGATAGAGGAGCCATACATGGTTTTTAAG GGTTTGACTGTTAAAGAGATGGAAGAGCTTCAGGAAGACATAAAAATGCATCTCGATTTAGACAGAGGAACACCCACACATATACAATATTGGGAG GCACTTGTGGTGGTATGTGATTGGGAGTTAGCGGAGGCCCGCAAAAAAGAGACATTGGATCGGGCTAGAGTGAGAGGTGAAGCACCACCGGCAGACATAGTTGCAGAAGAACGAGGTATGCATTCGAGTATCGAAGCAGATGTGAAAAAACTTCTTGATGGAAAGTCGTTTGCTGAACTCGAACGTCTTCACTCCGAAATCGAGTCCGAGATGCGTTCCGGCAAGGCGAAGGTTGTTGAGTATTGGGAAGCGGTTCTTAAACGCATTCACATCTATAAAGCTAAg GCTTGCTTAAAGGAAATTCACAATAAGATGTTGCGTAAACATATAGAGCGACTCGAGCAACCCGACGAGAGTTTCTACAAGGACATGGAACGCGAGAAAACCGCTTCACCTAAAGTTGACCAAGAATCCGATCATGATCTAGAAG GTGATGAAGTTCCTGAAGCAATACCGAGAAGCGAGCAGCAGGCAACGGAGGATGAAGAAGCGGGTTCGTTTTCGCCAGAATTGTTGCATGGTGATGAAGACGAAGAGGCAATAGATCCTGAAGAGGATAGGGCtattttg GAACGGAATCGTATACAAGTAGTGGAAGAACAGCAGAGAAAGCTTCAAGAAGCAATGGCGATGCCACCCCCCGAGGATAATTTGGAGATGCGTGCCGTGAAAGCGATGGGAGCTATGGATAATGGCGATGAAGTATTTGGAAACAGCGATGAAGTCAACGTTGACTCACAGGTATACTGGTGGCATGACAAATATCGACCTAGAAAACCAAAATATTTCAACCGTGTGCACACTGGATACGAGTGGAACAAATACAACCAGACTCATTACGATCACGACAATCCACCCCCGAAGATTGTGCAAGGTTACAAATTCAATATATTCTACCCGGATCTTGTTGACAAAACAAAAGCTCCGGTTTATACAATCGAGAGGGACGGAGATAGTGCTGAAACCTGCATCATTCGGTTTCATGCTGGCCCACCGTATGAGGATATT GCGTTTCGCATTGTTAACAAGGAATGGGAGTATTCACACAAGAAGGGATTCAAATGCACATTTGAGCGTGGAATCTTGCATGTGTATTTCAACTTCAAACGATATAGGTACCGAAGATGA
- the LOC110889435 gene encoding lipid phosphate phosphatase 2, with protein sequence MATSSSWNLRSLFTSGNNSPQDSSNRKVEISGVTNEQFDHLYSPLIDDKKSRTVTHTVRSHGIAVARTHMYDWLILIALAVMIVVLNVIHPFYRFVGKDMMTDLKYPLKDSTVPLWAVPVYAILFPMAIFTVFYFHRRDVYDLHHAILGLLFSVMITGVITDAITDAVGRPRPDFFWRCFPDGKDLYGRFGNVICHGDSDVVREGHKSFPCGYTSWSFSGLGFLSLYLSGKLRAFDRNGHVAKLCIVFLPLLVASLVGISRVDDYWNHWQDVFAGGLIGLTVATFCYLQFYAPPYHAEGWGPYAFFRALEDSAAQINALGSSFADSRLTIDDLESAIR encoded by the exons ATGGCTACTTCTTCTTCATGGAATCTCAGATCCCTTTTCACTTCTGGGAATAATTCCCCTCAG GATTCATCAAACCGGAAAGTAGAGATCTCTGGAGTTACAAACGAGCAATTTGATCACCTCTATTCGCCCTTAATAGATGACAAAAAG AGTCGAACGGTAACTCATACTGTCAGATCACATGGGATTGCTGTGGCAAGAACTCATATGTATGATTGGTTGATTCTTATAGCGTTGGCGGTTATGATAGTCGTTTTAAACGTTATTCATCCTTTCTATCGGTTTGTTGGAAAAGACATGATGACTGATCTTAAGTATCCGTTGAAGGATAGCACCGTTCCACTATGGGCCGTTCCC GTATATGCAATATTGTTTCCAATGGCTATCTTTACGGTCTTCTATTTTCATAGAAGAGATGTATATGATCTTCATCATGCCATATTAG GGCTTTTATTTTCTGTTATGATAACCGGGGTCATAACCGATGCAATAACGGATGCGGTTGGAAGACCTCGGCCCGACTTCTTCTGGCGTTGTTTCCCAGACGGAAAAGAT CTTTACGGTCGATTCGGAAACGTTATATGTCATGGCGATAGCGATGTTGTACGAGAAGGCCATAAGAGTTTCCCGTGTGGATACACTTCAT GGTCTTTCTCTGGTCTCGGATTCTTGTCCCTCTATCTATCGGGAAAATTAAGAGCGTTTGACCGTAACGGCCATGTTGCAAAGCTATGCATCGTCTTTTTGCCGCTACTCGTTGCATCACTCGTTGGCATTTCTCGTGTAGACGACTATTGGAACCACTGGCAAGACGTCTTTGCTGGAGGTCTAATAG GTCTTACAGTGGCGACGTTTTGCTATTTGCAGTTTTATGCACCACCCTATCACGCCGAAG GTTGGGGACCCTACGCATTTTTTCGTGCTCTAGAAGACTCTGCTGCCCAAATCAACGCGCTCGGGTCTTCATTCGCTGATTCCCGATTGACAATCGACGATCTTGAATCTGCTATTAGGTAG